Proteins encoded in a region of the Zea mays cultivar B73 chromosome 2, Zm-B73-REFERENCE-NAM-5.0, whole genome shotgun sequence genome:
- the LOC103645999 gene encoding importin beta-like SAD2 homolog: MCFNDNDQKLWEEDPHEYVRKGYDIIEDLYSPRTAAMDFVSELIRKRGKNNLQKFIHFIVDIFRRYDEAPADLKPYRQKDGALLAIGTLRDKLKQTDPYKTELESMLVRHVFPEFNSRVGHLALHWSIMI; this comes from the exons ATGTGCTTCAATGACAATGACCAAAAGTTATGGGAAGAAGATCCCCATGAATATGTTCGCAAGGGCTATG ATATCATCGAAGATTTGTACAGTCCCCGAACAGCTGCTATGGACTTTGTGAGTGAATTGATTAGAAAGCGAGGGAAAAACAATCTCCAAAAGTTCATCCATTTCATTGTGGATATTTTTAGGAG GTATGATGAAGCACCTGCTGATCTTAAGCCATATCGCCAAAAAGATGGTGCTCTTCTCGCTATTGGGACACTCCGTGATAAACTGAAGCAAACAGATCCATATAAAACAGAGCTTGAGAGTATGCTGGTCCGACATGTCTTTCCTGAATTCAACAGTCGTGTTGGACACTTAGCTCTTCACTGGTCAATAATGATATAG